The Hymenobacter sp. DG25A nucleotide sequence GCCACCGCCTTATTCTGACGGGCACGCCGGTGGAAAACAGCACCATGGATTTGTGGTCGCAGATGTCGTTCATCAATCCCGGCTTACTGGGCACCCAGGCCTTCTTCCGTAAGGAGTTTCTCAAACCCATTGAGAAAGAGAAGGATGAGCACAAGACCAAGCGTCTGCACACGCTCATCAAGCCCTTTATCCTGCGCCGGCACAAGGCCCAGGTAGCCCGCGAGCTGCCCGATAAGATTGAGCACCTAAGCTACTGCACCATGACGGATGAGCAGGCCCAGTGCTATGAGGAAACCAAGAGCTTCTACCGCAACAAAATCCTCAAAAATATAGAGGAGCACGGCACTGCCAACACGCAGTTTATGCTGCTGCAGGGTCTTACCAAGCTGCGCCAGATTGCCAACCACCCCCGCATGGCCGATGAAACCTACGAGGCGGAATCGGGAAAGCTGCGCGAGGTTATCCGCATGATTCGTAGTGTGGTGGCCGAGGGGCACAAGGTGCTGGTGTTTAGCCAGTTTGTGAAGCATCTGGACATTGTGCGTGCTTCCCTAGATGAAAAGCAGATTAAGTACGCCTACCTCGACGGCAACACCCGCGACCGGCACAAGGAAGTGGCCCGTTTCCAGGAAACCGAAAAGCTGCGCGTATTCCTGATTTCGCTGAAAGCGGGTGGCGTGGGCCTCAACCTCACCGCCGCCGACTACGTGTTCATCCTCGACCCCTGGTGGAACCCCGCCGTGGAGGCCCAGGCTATCGACCGTGCCCACCGCATCGGCCAGGAAAAGACCGTCTTCACCTACAAGTTCATCACCAAGAGCACGGTAGAGGAAAAAATCCTAGCCCTGCAGAACAAGAAAATCCAGCTGGTTACGGATCTGATATCTACCGATGAGGCCATCATCAAGAGCCTGACGAAGGAGGATATTGAGGAGTTGCTGGGGTAGTGCGCGGAGGGTTAGTACTGAAACATCTCCTGTAGTCGGTCGCAGATTTCCTGGGCGGTAGCTTTCGGCAATGTGCCCAGGCGGCGCACTAGGCGGGTTTTGTCCACTGACCGTATATGGTCGAGTGCGACTTGGCCCTCTTTGCCCTGAAAGGTGCAGTCTACCCGGGAGGGATAGTCGCGCCGGGTGCTGGTCAGGGCCGCAATGGTTACCGTGTGCAGGTAGCGGTTCATCTCGTCGGGCGAGAGTACTACACAAGGGCGCGTTTTATTGATTTCGCTGCCTTGGGTTGGGTCGAGATTCACAAGCCATACCTCAAAACGCTGCACGGCTACCACTGCCATTCCGTTTCCTCAAAAGCGTCGTCGGAAAATCCTTCCAGTAGCTCTACTTCCGGCGCCTGACCTTGGGCAATGGCGTGCTGAAAACGCTCGTCCCAGCCCTGGCGACTGGGCTTACTGACCGGCTTAATAAGCAGACCTTCCGGCGTGGGCTGCAGGTCAACCTCGCCGATAAGGTGATATTGCTGCAGTAACTTTTTGGGCAACACAATCCCTTGGGAATTGCCCACCCGAATCAGGCGCGTGTTCATAGAAGCAAATGTACGTACAATGTAATTACATTTGATTGGCGCTATTGGGTTCATTTCCTCAGAAACACGCTCCTGTATAATGACCGATAAGTATGGATTATAAGGCCTTATATGGCTTGGAAGTGCTGGTTATGTATATTAGTTACTTACCGTAAGGCGACTTTTCGTACAGATTTACCGCTTTAAATCTAATAGATTGTTCATCTGCTCCTGCGGAATAAGCTTTCTACCAGCTCCGTCAAACGAAAAGGTGCTAGGCGTTACTTCCTTGTTGCCTTTGCTAAACATATGCTGTACATAAGCGGTATCGAGCGGATTGGAATATCTGAACTGCACGATGCGCGTCTCCACAATCGAGTCGCCTTCAAATACAGTGGGCAGATCATACATTGCAAAATCGAGTTGGCCGTTGGCTAAGTACTGTCGCCAAGAGGCCTCGGGATACACTGCCTTGGGATAGGAATCAGCTTCTAAGCGTCCCTGCTTGGTCAGGCGTTGCCAACGACCATGAGGGGTGAAGGTATACTTTCCAGACCTGTCCAGTGCTATCCGTAAAGGTCCCTGGTCATAATAAGACTTCCAGACGGTCTGGTACGCCTTATGGGTTTTCTCCACGACCTCTCCCCGCTGAAGAGCGGCTTTCTCCACTTTGGTTAGATGACGCCGATACTCCCCATTTTTATAATCGACTGGTAAGGGCCTGGACAGGAGA carries:
- a CDS encoding type II toxin-antitoxin system PemK/MazF family toxin → MAVVAVQRFEVWLVNLDPTQGSEINKTRPCVVLSPDEMNRYLHTVTIAALTSTRRDYPSRVDCTFQGKEGQVALDHIRSVDKTRLVRRLGTLPKATAQEICDRLQEMFQY
- a CDS encoding AbrB/MazE/SpoVT family DNA-binding domain-containing protein, giving the protein MNTRLIRVGNSQGIVLPKKLLQQYHLIGEVDLQPTPEGLLIKPVSKPSRQGWDERFQHAIAQGQAPEVELLEGFSDDAFEETEWQW